The DNA sequence CCTCCTCGCCGACCCGGCGGGCCCAGGTCCCGTCGAACTCGACCTCGGCGGACGCGTTGGACCGGTTGCCCAGTTTGTCCTTCAGCCGCTGGATCGCGAACACGTTGCGCGTGCCGTCCGGGAGCACCCGCGGCAGGAGGAAGCAGGTCAGTCCGCCCGGCGCCCGCGCCAGCACCAGGAAGCCGTCCGACATCGGCGCCGAACAGAACCACTTGTGACCGGTGAGCAGATACTCGCCCTCGCCGGACAGCGGTTCCGCCCGCGTCGTGTTGGACCGGACGTCCGTGCCGCCCTGCTTCTCGGTCATGCCCATACCGAGGAGCACCCCGGCCTTCTCCCGCGGGGGCCGCAGCCCCTCCACGTACGTGTGCGAGGTCAGCAGCGGCTCCCACTCGGCGGCCAGCGCCGGATCGGTCCGCAGCGCGGGCACCGCCGCATGCGTCATCGACAGCGGACAGCCGTGCCCCGCCTCGGCCTGCGTCCAGACCAGGAACCCCGCCGCCCGCCGGACATGACCGGCGGGCCGCCCCCAGGCGTCCGTCAGCCCGGCCGACACGGCATGGCTCAGCAGCCGGTGCCAGGACGGATGGAACTCCACCGCGTCGACACGATGCCCATAACGGTCATGGGTGCGCAGTACGGGCGGACACGCGTTCGCCTGCGCCCCCCATTCCTGGGCCTGGGCGGAGCCCGCGGCACGGCCGAGCTCGCCGAGCTCCTCCAGGGCCACGGGCAGGACCCCGGGCGCGACATGCCGTTCGACGGCCTCGGACAGGACCCGGTCGGCAGCGAAGACGTCATAGCCGACCAGCGGCGGAACCTGATTGGTCACGGTGTGGGTGGTGGCTGCCATGCCGATACGGTAAGGAGGTGCAGGCAGCAAAGGAAACACCCGAGCGGTCACCGGGCCGGCTCCACCGGGCGCGAGTGCTCTACCGCAACGTCTCCAAACGGCGGATGGTGTGGCACTTGCTCAAGGACACCGTCAACTCGTGCATCGAGTACCGCATTCTGGGACTCGCGGCCGAGGCGGCGTTCTTCACCCTGCTCTCGCTGCCCCCGCTGCTGCTCGGCATGATCGGGCTGCTCGGTTACGTCGACGAGTGGACGACCACCACCACCGTCGCCTCCATCGAGCGCAACATCCTCTCCGCCGCCCAGACGGTGCTGTCCGAGCGCGGGGTCAACGACTTCGCCAAACCGTTGCTCGCCGACGTCACGACCGGGGCCCGCCCCGACATCATCTCCATCGGCTTCGCCATCGCCCTGTGGTCCGGCTCCCGCGCGGTGAACGTCTTCATCGACACCATCACCGTCATGTACGGACTCGACGGCCACCGCGGCATCGTCAAGACCCGGCTGCTCGCCTTCCTGCTGTACGTCGTCGCCCTGCTGCTCGGCGCCGTGGTGCTGCCGCTGCTGGTCGTCGGCCCGGACCGGGTGGTCGAGCTGGTGCCGTGGGGCACCGAGGTCATAGCGGTCCTGTACTGGCCGCTCGTGATACTGCTGAGCGTCGCGTTCCTCACGACGCTCTACCACGTGTCCGTGCCGGTGCGTTCGCCCTGGATCGAGGACGTCCCCGGGGCACTGGTGGCGCTCGGCATGTGGGTCCTCGGCAGCTTCCTGCTCCGGATCTACCTGACCAACACGGTCGAGGGGCCCACCATCTACGGCTCCCTGGCGGCGCCGATCGCGGTCCTGCTGTGGATCGGCATCTCCGCCTTCGCGGTCCTGGTCGGCGCCGCGGTCAACGCGGCCATCGACCGGGTGTGGCCCTCGCTCGCCACGGCCGCCGCCCGCGAGGCCACCGAACGCGTCCGGGCCGCACAGGCCGCCGAGTTCGTCGCCCGTACCCGCTCGGCCGCCTACGCCGGAACGGACGACGACGATGACGAGGACGACGGCCCCGCGTACATGCCCTCCGAGTTCCCCGAGCGCTGGTCCCGCTTCCTGCCGCCCGACGACGT is a window from the Streptomyces sp. MMBL 11-1 genome containing:
- a CDS encoding acyl-CoA dehydrogenase family protein, which encodes MAATTHTVTNQVPPLVGYDVFAADRVLSEAVERHVAPGVLPVALEELGELGRAAGSAQAQEWGAQANACPPVLRTHDRYGHRVDAVEFHPSWHRLLSHAVSAGLTDAWGRPAGHVRRAAGFLVWTQAEAGHGCPLSMTHAAVPALRTDPALAAEWEPLLTSHTYVEGLRPPREKAGVLLGMGMTEKQGGTDVRSNTTRAEPLSGEGEYLLTGHKWFCSAPMSDGFLVLARAPGGLTCFLLPRVLPDGTRNVFAIQRLKDKLGNRSNASAEVEFDGTWARRVGEEGRGVRTIIEMVAATRLDCVVGSAALMRQAVAQAVHHSAYRRAFGGLLIDKPLMRNVLADLALESEAATVLAMRLASAYDTDTAEERAFLRLAVPAAKYWVTKRCSVVVGEALECLGGNGYVEESGMPRLLREAPLNSIWEGSGNVQALDVLRALRREPQALDAFLREVGRARGADHRLDAAIKGLLTELADLEGIEARARRLVERIALVLQGSLLVRWAPPEVSDAFCGSRLGGDWGSAFGTLPPRPDLASVVARARPAGGEL
- a CDS encoding YihY/virulence factor BrkB family protein encodes the protein MQAAKETPERSPGRLHRARVLYRNVSKRRMVWHLLKDTVNSCIEYRILGLAAEAAFFTLLSLPPLLLGMIGLLGYVDEWTTTTTVASIERNILSAAQTVLSERGVNDFAKPLLADVTTGARPDIISIGFAIALWSGSRAVNVFIDTITVMYGLDGHRGIVKTRLLAFLLYVVALLLGAVVLPLLVVGPDRVVELVPWGTEVIAVLYWPLVILLSVAFLTTLYHVSVPVRSPWIEDVPGALVALGMWVLGSFLLRIYLTNTVEGPTIYGSLAAPIAVLLWIGISAFAVLVGAAVNAAIDRVWPSLATAAAREATERVRAAQAAEFVARTRSAAYAGTDDDDDEDDGPAYMPSEFPERWSRFLPPDDVKSRLHATWEKDPRDAKETKETRDAGGPPAR